In Paenibacillus sp. FSL M7-0420, a single genomic region encodes these proteins:
- a CDS encoding radical SAM protein, with protein sequence MSVNKLSVARDTTSYPRWIVLQLLEECNLRCKMCYEWGLEGPYKSKKTLAQLDPDLIKKIIAECSPGKPYYDFFGGEPLMYPWLSDILAMINHYGSVADFPTNGTLLEQHAEMLAENAPNKIWVSLDGPETINDRQRGRGVFKKVIKGIEKLYELRQSKGKQFPKLGVSFIITPLNYMYVEEFFFKHIDLSMLDHISMEVQLYATEEQYDQYVEVLSGEFGVHEAPYAKGMVWRDIGSFSQIDIPELTRQLNKVKAYCLRNSIHVITYPKTIDEVNLRNYFSGQFHQMADKRNQCSLPWVYAEITARGDVSPCHAFYDLTFGNVNEENLLDIWRSDKYKEYRTYMKKNMLPICTACSRYYIY encoded by the coding sequence ATGAGTGTTAACAAATTGAGTGTCGCCCGGGATACGACAAGCTATCCGAGATGGATCGTCTTGCAGCTGCTCGAGGAGTGCAATTTGCGATGCAAGATGTGCTATGAGTGGGGACTCGAAGGGCCCTACAAAAGCAAAAAAACATTAGCGCAGCTGGACCCCGATCTGATCAAAAAGATCATCGCCGAGTGCAGCCCCGGCAAGCCGTATTACGATTTTTTCGGCGGCGAGCCGCTGATGTACCCTTGGCTGAGTGATATTCTCGCCATGATCAATCATTATGGAAGCGTAGCGGACTTCCCCACGAACGGCACATTGCTCGAGCAGCATGCCGAGATGCTTGCCGAGAATGCGCCCAATAAAATTTGGGTGTCGCTCGACGGCCCTGAGACAATCAACGACAGGCAGAGGGGCAGAGGCGTATTCAAGAAAGTAATCAAGGGAATCGAGAAGCTCTATGAGCTCCGGCAAAGCAAAGGCAAGCAATTTCCGAAGCTGGGTGTATCCTTTATCATTACGCCCCTGAACTATATGTACGTCGAGGAATTTTTCTTCAAGCATATCGACTTGTCGATGCTGGACCATATCAGCATGGAAGTGCAGCTCTATGCCACGGAAGAGCAGTATGACCAATATGTGGAGGTTCTTAGCGGGGAATTCGGCGTGCATGAAGCTCCTTATGCCAAGGGGATGGTGTGGCGGGACATCGGTTCGTTTAGCCAGATCGATATTCCGGAATTAACGAGACAGCTCAACAAGGTTAAGGCATATTGCTTGAGAAACAGCATCCATGTGATCACCTATCCGAAGACGATAGATGAGGTGAATTTGCGCAACTATTTCTCGGGGCAATTCCATCAGATGGCGGATAAACGAAATCAGTGCTCCCTTCCATGGGTGTATGCGGAGATTACGGCAAGGGGCGATGTTTCGCCCTGCCATGCGTTCTATGATTTGACCTTCGGCAATGTGAATGAAGAGAATTTGCTGGACATCTGGCGCAGTGACAAGTACAAAGAGTATCGCACGTATATGAAAAAAAATATGCTTCCGATTTGTACGGCTTGTTCAAGGTATTATATCTACTGA
- a CDS encoding radical SAM/SPASM domain-containing protein: protein MKRTIRNTMETKRNMEKIAGYATPLPESVGIKLTNQCNLRCKHCYQWNDTGYHHFMTLEQQREQLDYGLLEKLILETEPAKSRLYIWGGEPLVYSHFDRLADLLEAHPRETTICTNALLIERKLDALQRISDNLELLIALDGFEEENDALRGKGVFSRAIDAIRMLVELRKENKFRGKISIHTVVNDGMTGKLYDLLDFLEGVGVDLVIVCFPWYISDECSQGMDDYFDQKFDFLPASGHRGERSWHAFNYKLDPERIPALMNELDRVNQRVWKMRLRYQPNLDHDQIEDFVLGKEVEGKGTMNKKCLALSNRMDITPDGTIIACKFFKEFEIGKLHEASVQELWHSMNYRRIREMMDERLTPACSKCSVLHLHGV from the coding sequence TTGAAACGTACCATCAGGAACACGATGGAAACCAAGCGGAATATGGAGAAAATAGCGGGTTACGCGACACCGTTGCCGGAGTCGGTCGGGATTAAACTGACGAACCAATGCAACTTGCGCTGCAAGCATTGCTATCAATGGAACGATACCGGCTACCATCACTTCATGACACTGGAGCAGCAGCGGGAACAGCTCGACTACGGACTGCTGGAGAAGCTGATCCTTGAGACGGAACCCGCCAAGTCGAGACTCTATATCTGGGGCGGCGAGCCGCTTGTATACAGCCATTTCGACCGTTTGGCCGATTTGCTTGAAGCCCATCCCCGGGAGACGACGATCTGCACGAATGCGTTGCTGATTGAGCGCAAGCTGGACGCCCTGCAGAGAATCTCCGACAACCTGGAGCTGCTCATCGCGCTTGATGGATTCGAAGAAGAGAATGATGCGCTTCGCGGCAAAGGGGTATTCAGCAGGGCGATAGATGCGATCCGGATGCTGGTCGAGCTGCGCAAGGAGAACAAATTCAGAGGCAAAATTTCGATCCATACTGTCGTTAACGATGGTATGACCGGCAAGCTGTATGATCTGCTGGACTTTCTGGAGGGCGTCGGCGTAGATCTGGTCATCGTCTGCTTCCCGTGGTACATCTCGGACGAATGCTCGCAGGGGATGGACGATTACTTCGACCAGAAGTTCGACTTCCTTCCGGCGAGCGGGCACAGGGGCGAACGAAGCTGGCACGCCTTTAACTACAAGCTCGATCCGGAACGTATCCCTGCTCTTATGAATGAGTTGGACCGGGTGAATCAACGGGTCTGGAAAATGCGCTTGCGCTACCAGCCGAATCTGGATCATGACCAGATCGAGGATTTCGTGCTCGGCAAAGAGGTGGAGGGCAAAGGGACGATGAACAAGAAGTGCCTGGCGCTCTCGAACCGGATGGACATTACGCCCGATGGAACCATTATCGCGTGCAAATTCTTCAAGGAGTTCGAGATCGGCAAATTACATGAAGCTTCTGTACAGGAATTATGGCATAGCATGAACTATAGAAGAATAAGGGAAATGATGGACGAACGACTGACACCGGCATGTTCCAAGTGCAGTGTGTTGCATTTGCACGGTGTATAA
- a CDS encoding ABC transporter ATP-binding protein, which yields MSIIQMEGLSKSFKYYEKELGLKKSLKNLVKRKSLIKEAVSDISLVIEQGEMVGFLGPNGSGKTTTLKMLSGILYPTSGQATVLGYVPWERKKEFKMQFSIVMGQKSQLWWDLPANESLYLNKCIYEVEDKPYNLVLDELTEMLDVKDLLNIQVRRLSLGERMKMELIASLIHRPKVIFLDEPTIGLDLISQKRIREFLKYYNQQTKATVILTSHYMADIEDLCKRTIIINQGKIVYDGDLRRVNELFHAKKIIKLQFTDEVPRQALSDYGAITQHDGLNAVMEIDKHDLQRLSKMMLDRFPILDFTVEDIPVERGIESLYQKDGGRHESLAKV from the coding sequence GTGAGTATCATCCAGATGGAGGGTTTATCCAAAAGCTTCAAGTATTACGAAAAAGAGCTGGGGCTCAAAAAATCGCTCAAAAATCTAGTGAAGCGCAAATCCCTGATCAAAGAAGCGGTTAGCGATATATCGCTTGTGATCGAGCAAGGCGAGATGGTCGGATTCTTGGGCCCGAACGGCTCCGGCAAAACGACTACGCTTAAGATGCTGTCCGGCATCTTGTATCCGACAAGCGGGCAAGCGACGGTATTAGGCTATGTCCCTTGGGAACGAAAGAAAGAATTCAAGATGCAGTTCTCGATCGTGATGGGGCAGAAATCGCAGTTGTGGTGGGATCTGCCGGCGAATGAATCGTTGTACCTGAACAAATGCATCTATGAGGTCGAGGATAAGCCCTACAACCTTGTCCTGGATGAGCTTACGGAGATGCTGGACGTTAAAGACCTGCTCAACATTCAGGTGCGGAGGCTTTCGCTGGGGGAACGGATGAAGATGGAGCTTATTGCGTCGCTTATCCACCGGCCCAAGGTGATATTCCTGGATGAGCCTACAATCGGACTCGATCTGATTTCGCAGAAGCGCATTCGGGAGTTCCTGAAGTATTATAACCAGCAGACGAAGGCGACGGTCATTCTGACAAGCCACTACATGGCGGATATTGAGGATCTGTGCAAACGGACGATCATCATCAATCAAGGGAAGATCGTATACGACGGCGATCTCCGGCGTGTGAACGAGCTGTTCCATGCCAAGAAGATCATCAAGCTGCAATTTACGGACGAAGTACCGAGGCAAGCACTAAGCGACTATGGCGCTATTACGCAACATGACGGCCTGAATGCCGTCATGGAGATCGATAAGCATGATCTTCAGCGGCTCTCTAAGATGATGCTGGACCGGTTCCCGATCCTTGATTTCACAGTTGAAGATATACCTGTCGAGCGGGGCATCGAAAGCTTATATCAGAAAGATGGGGGCAGACATGAAAGCCTTGCAAAAGTATAA
- a CDS encoding ABC transporter permease — MKALQKYKRTYILALQNAMEYRTDFLMSIISGGFIILVQCFLWTAVFRSSPQEIINGYTYSQIIIYSVLSGVVSKLVSAGFEGEIANDIKTGGLSKFIAQPIHYFSYRICNFFGGKTVQTGVVLVLFVILMTVFIQIWEFQLRAGQIVMFLVSILFGLLINFLLFYSISALAFIITEVWGVFIAFNQGVYLLSGAIFPLNIFGDTFARISSYLPFQYVVYFPVKIINGSLAVHEIVIGLLLQAVWVIVLMIIAKLSWDSGMKKYVAVGG; from the coding sequence ATGAAAGCCTTGCAAAAGTATAAAAGGACGTATATCCTTGCGCTTCAGAATGCGATGGAATACCGGACCGATTTCCTGATGAGTATTATCAGCGGCGGCTTTATCATACTTGTCCAATGCTTCCTCTGGACAGCCGTGTTCCGCAGTTCGCCGCAAGAGATTATTAACGGCTATACGTATTCGCAGATCATCATATATTCCGTGTTGTCCGGCGTCGTCTCCAAGCTGGTATCTGCCGGCTTCGAAGGGGAGATCGCGAATGATATCAAGACGGGTGGGCTAAGCAAATTTATCGCTCAGCCCATTCATTATTTCAGCTATCGGATATGCAACTTCTTCGGCGGGAAAACGGTTCAGACCGGGGTCGTCCTTGTCTTATTCGTCATCCTGATGACCGTGTTTATTCAGATTTGGGAGTTTCAGCTTAGAGCGGGGCAGATCGTGATGTTCCTGGTCAGTATTCTGTTCGGACTGCTCATCAACTTTCTGCTTTTTTACTCGATTAGTGCGCTTGCGTTCATCATTACTGAGGTTTGGGGCGTTTTTATTGCGTTCAACCAAGGCGTCTATCTGCTCAGCGGAGCCATCTTTCCGCTTAATATTTTCGGAGATACGTTTGCCAGAATCTCCAGCTATTTACCGTTTCAATATGTCGTATACTTCCCGGTTAAGATCATCAATGGGAGCTTGGCGGTTCATGAGATCGTTATCGGGCTCCTCTTACAGGCGGTTTGGGTCATTGTGCTTATGATCATTGCCAAGTTGTCTTGGGATTCCGGGATGAAGAAATATGTAGCCGTTGGAGGTTAG
- a CDS encoding ABC transporter permease translates to MSIRLSEIRKHVRMFFIFAKNSLVGYMEYKANFYSGLIMETVFLFTKLIYIIFVYQLGIEINGISPDQMMIFTGTYTIMIAIYTGLFMDNFYRFAGHIRNGTLDLYMTKPLSLQFMISFRNVNFAFPIPNLIAGITMIVIAWQRLGIEPSFIHLAGYIGVILSSTIVTYSVLLLPQILAFWTVKSGAIFDILDKCWDLNNMPMYIYPKWLRRIGLYVVPILFITNMPSVYLIDRLDLFLGIWIFVAPVLSLLVVRLFWKLAVRHYESASS, encoded by the coding sequence GTGAGTATCCGCTTGAGTGAGATTCGAAAGCATGTACGTATGTTTTTTATTTTTGCAAAGAACAGCCTGGTCGGTTACATGGAATACAAAGCGAATTTCTACTCCGGTTTGATCATGGAGACCGTATTTCTGTTCACCAAGCTGATCTATATCATCTTCGTTTACCAGCTGGGGATCGAAATTAATGGAATTTCTCCTGACCAGATGATGATCTTCACCGGGACCTATACGATTATGATCGCCATCTATACAGGATTGTTTATGGATAACTTTTATAGATTCGCGGGCCATATCCGCAACGGGACGCTGGACTTGTATATGACGAAGCCGCTATCGCTGCAGTTCATGATTTCATTCCGGAACGTGAACTTCGCGTTTCCGATTCCGAACCTGATCGCCGGGATTACGATGATCGTAATAGCCTGGCAGCGGCTTGGCATCGAACCAAGCTTCATCCACTTGGCCGGATATATCGGCGTGATCTTGAGCAGCACGATCGTGACCTACTCGGTGCTTCTGCTTCCGCAGATTCTCGCCTTCTGGACGGTGAAGTCCGGTGCGATCTTCGACATACTGGATAAATGCTGGGATTTGAATAATATGCCGATGTACATATACCCCAAATGGCTGCGGAGAATAGGGCTGTATGTCGTGCCTATCCTGTTTATCACCAACATGCCGTCGGTTTATTTGATCGACCGCTTGGACTTGTTCCTTGGGATATGGATTTTTGTAGCTCCAGTTCTATCGCTTCTAGTGGTCAGGCTGTTCTGGAAGCTGGCCGTCAGACACTATGAGAGCGCCAGCAGTTAG
- a CDS encoding FkbM family methyltransferase translates to MPKEQIGEKVKRVSRMERKSFSPQTDTTKKQLHNGIEIYQNNEGETEFLYNEIFRKEMYFKHGIMLPDHGTVMDVGANIGMFTLYVSSKSNCRVYAFEPLPPTFELLKMNTGSLPRVTTVNAGLSNEIKEAEFAYFPTMSTDSVQIKYRENHDQDLRYGLINHYRDDFADPGMLNRFVDHLMSPRLLNEQIYRCKLTTISEMIRHYALNQIDLLKIDVEKSEFEVLEGILPEDWGKIRQIVMEVHGLDGEQISRLKNIFRTNGFKVSIDYYEDLNIPNYYNVYALNQMQVI, encoded by the coding sequence ATGCCAAAAGAACAAATTGGAGAGAAGGTGAAGCGGGTGAGCAGGATGGAGCGCAAGAGCTTTTCGCCGCAGACAGACACTACCAAGAAGCAGCTGCACAACGGGATCGAAATCTATCAGAACAACGAAGGCGAGACTGAGTTCCTTTACAACGAGATTTTCCGTAAGGAAATGTATTTCAAGCATGGGATTATGCTCCCGGATCATGGCACGGTCATGGATGTCGGGGCTAATATCGGCATGTTCACCCTGTATGTCAGCAGCAAGAGCAACTGCAGGGTATATGCCTTCGAGCCGCTGCCGCCGACGTTTGAGCTCTTGAAGATGAATACGGGCTCACTGCCTCGCGTAACAACGGTTAACGCCGGGCTGTCCAATGAGATCAAGGAAGCGGAGTTTGCCTATTTCCCTACGATGTCCACGGATTCAGTCCAGATCAAATACCGGGAGAACCACGATCAGGATCTCCGGTACGGGTTAATCAACCATTACAGAGATGACTTCGCCGACCCGGGAATGCTAAACCGGTTTGTCGATCATCTGATGTCGCCGAGGCTTCTGAATGAACAAATCTATCGGTGCAAGCTAACTACAATCTCTGAAATGATCCGCCATTACGCTCTGAACCAAATTGATCTGCTCAAAATCGACGTGGAAAAAAGTGAATTTGAGGTACTGGAAGGCATCCTTCCGGAGGATTGGGGCAAAATCAGGCAAATTGTAATGGAGGTACACGGACTGGACGGAGAACAGATCAGCAGGCTTAAGAACATCTTCCGGACCAACGGCTTCAAGGTCTCGATCGATTACTACGAAGACTTGAATATCCCAAATTACTATAATGTGTACGCGTTGAATCAAATGCAGGTAATATAG
- a CDS encoding S-layer homology domain-containing protein produces the protein MNSRKYVVSISRLLVLIMLFSIFTYTPVPAAAAGEEPSVELSDLIAQAEALKTGNAEFPLQVSQSVYGSVYGSDVNRALPWVHVDELQALNDALELARNANTPAGEAIATLKEAIMNFTANIKSDGSDPYFRLDPGPGKVPVKVTAPTNAWKARTPLDNRVPADFAGGTFKTIAYPFADAQGKAEVLQINYAHNGKSTFGGISLESPLSPAVNVTAGSTIEFDVYYPKSAQGKFMRWRVRNASDNLDSYLREYQYNNLNPDWVGSYNGESWLKAHHSITASTGNSSNFILELHGENARPEETGMLLVSNIEITAPDPKGVALPSVVNKEHQSVVAPLKSLYNKQNGLFMVGAIGTGPVNGTRANHYEIFVDGNNLKADGTHPRGPEWLKNVNGEAMNGATTAPGLAEYSFPTNSYQAIRDSGTPGQYKSHGHVLAWYNQAPGWMTQIIPANLSSGYTGGADFYGLGNGVTTTVKVDKEMARRVQFNHTMYVMRHFLTTDTKYGSSESRGVIPFNSWDVLNEEVHESRHSELILEDPNSWRTSLKHTNWLVAMSDDEIGGDITDHYVYLLFKNAHIAAPNAKMAEAYKANYANLPEYMKLDGHDTKGSIDSYIVDNPPKLTYNDYGVATRSKARTVYNMVLELNTAWRSDPLYDGRPLIEDIGIQGHDAVGKTLASDNQYAMALYASLVDRGLLSGITYSELDLKVPTDAPGGGATAPAVLNVRQSDALGYQYALLYKMFNKFAPYIDHIISWGVTGSGWQGSYVLFDGQSNANAGYYGAMKPDRFILGHSYLDDYFAGEYQTIQNNKIDLGDLGVYTPNSVNADLSSLTLSAGTLEPVFNAATTEYEVSLKDAGSITVTAAAADSRSTLKVNDKAVTSGTASEAIALTPGIKTDIKIEVTGADGRVKTYTLKVTNSKTETPSTPEPGTPTPTPTPEPATPAPATSAPGGTYSTSAPVASATPAPSAPVVQGQTITMQATANNGTAMVKVADLAQAKEFIGKNVTLDIPAVQGVKSYSVGLPAAALTGGTKDNKLTISTEFGQVVISANMLTGTPESSGKEVSLEIGKGDKSGLPAEVKAALGDRPIIQLSLKTDGKETAWSNPGAPVTVSVPYQPTADELKNPEMIVIRYIDGNGKVMTVPSGRYDSKTGKVTFTTTHLGDFAVAYVSKTFTDLGKAAWAKNAVEVLASKDILKTEGGEFHPSTEITRADFLYSLVRALGLTAKVNGNFSDVQENAYYYNEIGMAKALGITNGLDNGSFGSALKITRQDMMVLTERALKLEKKLNSQGTAADLEKFSDKSKVASYAVNSVAAMVKEGLIQGSGNKINPAGNTTRAEAAVFLYRLYNK, from the coding sequence ATGAACAGTAGAAAATATGTAGTCAGCATCTCCCGCCTTCTCGTACTCATCATGTTGTTCTCCATCTTCACGTATACTCCCGTCCCGGCTGCTGCGGCTGGAGAGGAACCGTCCGTTGAACTGAGCGACCTCATTGCGCAAGCCGAAGCTCTAAAAACCGGCAATGCGGAGTTCCCGCTCCAAGTCAGCCAGTCTGTCTATGGTTCCGTCTACGGTTCTGATGTGAACCGGGCTTTGCCCTGGGTGCATGTAGACGAACTCCAAGCTCTTAATGATGCGCTTGAGCTTGCGCGTAATGCGAACACTCCGGCGGGCGAAGCTATTGCAACGCTGAAAGAAGCCATAATGAATTTCACTGCAAATATCAAATCAGACGGCTCTGATCCCTATTTCCGGCTTGATCCGGGTCCGGGTAAGGTTCCTGTAAAAGTTACCGCGCCTACGAATGCCTGGAAGGCAAGAACTCCGCTGGATAACCGTGTCCCGGCCGACTTTGCCGGTGGGACATTCAAGACGATCGCATATCCTTTTGCAGATGCCCAAGGGAAAGCGGAAGTGCTTCAGATTAATTACGCCCATAACGGCAAAAGCACCTTCGGCGGCATCAGTCTGGAATCCCCGTTGTCCCCTGCCGTCAATGTCACAGCGGGATCAACGATTGAATTCGATGTCTACTATCCGAAGAGTGCGCAAGGCAAATTCATGAGATGGAGAGTCAGAAATGCCAGCGATAACCTCGACAGCTACCTCAGGGAATACCAGTACAACAACTTGAATCCTGACTGGGTGGGCAGCTACAACGGCGAATCCTGGTTGAAGGCGCATCACAGTATTACCGCCTCAACGGGCAATTCCTCGAATTTCATTCTTGAGCTTCATGGGGAGAATGCCCGTCCTGAAGAAACCGGTATGCTGCTAGTCTCTAACATTGAGATTACCGCACCTGATCCGAAGGGTGTTGCGCTTCCGAGCGTAGTCAATAAGGAACACCAGAGTGTCGTAGCGCCTCTAAAGAGTCTTTACAATAAGCAGAATGGCCTGTTCATGGTCGGCGCGATCGGCACCGGACCCGTAAACGGAACCAGAGCCAATCACTATGAGATCTTCGTTGACGGCAACAATCTGAAGGCCGATGGCACGCATCCCCGTGGTCCGGAATGGCTGAAGAATGTGAACGGCGAGGCCATGAACGGCGCAACCACTGCCCCTGGACTAGCAGAATACAGCTTCCCGACTAACTCTTATCAGGCGATTAGGGATTCTGGAACTCCCGGACAGTACAAGTCGCACGGCCATGTTCTGGCATGGTACAACCAGGCTCCGGGATGGATGACACAGATTATTCCTGCGAACCTGTCCTCCGGGTATACCGGGGGGGCCGATTTCTACGGACTTGGCAATGGTGTCACAACCACGGTTAAGGTAGACAAAGAAATGGCGAGAAGAGTGCAGTTCAACCATACGATGTATGTGATGCGGCACTTCCTGACCACAGATACGAAGTACGGCTCCAGCGAATCCCGTGGCGTCATTCCCTTCAATTCCTGGGATGTACTCAACGAAGAGGTACACGAGAGCCGCCACAGCGAGCTTATCCTTGAGGATCCGAACAGCTGGAGAACGAGCCTGAAGCATACCAACTGGCTTGTTGCCATGTCAGATGATGAGATTGGCGGCGACATCACCGATCATTACGTATACCTGCTGTTCAAAAACGCGCACATCGCGGCCCCCAACGCCAAGATGGCGGAAGCTTACAAAGCCAATTACGCTAACCTTCCAGAGTACATGAAGCTGGATGGACACGATACTAAAGGCAGCATTGACAGTTACATCGTTGACAATCCTCCGAAGCTGACCTACAACGATTACGGGGTTGCCACCCGCAGTAAAGCTAGAACCGTATACAACATGGTTCTCGAATTAAATACCGCATGGCGCTCTGATCCGCTGTATGACGGAAGACCCCTGATCGAAGATATCGGGATTCAGGGACATGACGCGGTGGGTAAGACCCTTGCCAGTGACAACCAATATGCGATGGCCCTTTATGCCTCACTCGTTGACCGTGGTCTGTTGTCGGGTATTACCTACTCAGAGCTTGACCTTAAGGTGCCGACCGATGCTCCAGGAGGAGGCGCAACCGCTCCAGCAGTGCTTAATGTCAGACAGTCGGACGCCCTTGGTTATCAGTACGCACTGCTCTACAAAATGTTTAACAAGTTCGCCCCGTATATTGATCACATCATCAGCTGGGGCGTAACCGGTTCCGGATGGCAGGGAAGCTATGTCCTGTTTGACGGTCAGAGTAATGCAAATGCCGGTTACTATGGTGCTATGAAGCCGGACCGGTTCATTCTGGGACATTCGTATCTGGATGATTACTTTGCAGGCGAATATCAGACTATTCAGAATAATAAAATCGACCTTGGCGATCTTGGAGTCTATACGCCTAATAGCGTGAATGCAGACCTCAGCAGCCTGACACTAAGTGCGGGAACACTCGAGCCTGTATTCAACGCAGCAACCACAGAATACGAGGTGTCCCTGAAGGATGCCGGCAGCATTACTGTGACAGCAGCAGCGGCAGACAGCAGGTCAACCCTTAAAGTGAACGATAAGGCGGTTACCAGCGGTACAGCTTCCGAAGCTATAGCGTTGACACCTGGCATCAAAACAGATATAAAGATTGAGGTCACAGGGGCAGACGGCAGGGTCAAGACGTATACCCTGAAAGTCACCAACAGCAAGACGGAGACTCCGTCCACTCCGGAACCAGGAACACCAACGCCAACGCCAACACCTGAACCAGCAACACCTGCGCCTGCAACGTCTGCACCTGGTGGAACCTATTCAACGTCTGCACCTGTTGCATCTGCAACGCCTGCCCCTTCCGCTCCAGTGGTACAGGGTCAGACAATAACCATGCAGGCGACAGCGAACAATGGAACCGCAATGGTTAAGGTAGCAGATCTGGCACAAGCCAAGGAATTCATTGGGAAAAATGTGACGCTGGACATCCCTGCCGTGCAAGGAGTGAAATCATACTCGGTAGGCTTGCCTGCTGCAGCACTGACCGGCGGAACCAAGGATAACAAACTGACCATTTCGACCGAATTCGGTCAGGTCGTTATTTCCGCTAATATGCTGACAGGCACACCTGAAAGCAGTGGCAAGGAAGTATCACTGGAGATTGGAAAAGGCGACAAGTCGGGGCTCCCGGCGGAAGTAAAGGCGGCTCTAGGCGATAGACCGATCATTCAGCTTAGCCTTAAGACGGACGGAAAAGAAACGGCCTGGAGCAATCCTGGTGCACCTGTAACCGTATCCGTGCCTTACCAGCCAACTGCGGATGAATTGAAGAATCCTGAAATGATCGTTATCCGGTACATTGACGGCAACGGAAAGGTTATGACCGTACCGAGCGGACGTTATGATTCCAAGACCGGTAAGGTAACCTTCACAACTACTCATCTCGGCGATTTCGCAGTAGCTTATGTATCCAAGACATTCACAGATCTCGGAAAGGCAGCATGGGCGAAGAACGCGGTCGAAGTCCTTGCATCCAAGGATATTCTCAAGACTGAGGGCGGTGAATTCCATCCGTCAACCGAGATCACCAGAGCAGATTTCCTGTACTCCCTCGTCAGGGCACTTGGCTTGACTGCGAAGGTCAATGGAAACTTCAGCGATGTACAGGAGAATGCTTACTACTATAATGAGATTGGAATGGCCAAAGCGCTTGGGATTACGAATGGCCTGGACAACGGCAGCTTCGGCAGCGCTCTTAAGATCACCAGACAAGACATGATGGTGTTGACCGAGAGAGCCCTGAAGCTGGAGAAGAAGCTGAATAGCCAGGGGACGGCTGCGGATCTGGAGAAATTCTCCGACAAGTCCAAGGTGGCTTCCTATGCGGTGAACAGCGTAGCCGCCATGGTCAAGGAAGGACTTATCCAAGGCAGCGGTAACAAGATCAATCCGGCTGGCAACACCACTAGAGCAGAAGCTGCTGTATTCCTCTACAGGTTGTATAATAAGTAA
- a CDS encoding putative holin-like toxin, with amino-acid sequence MTVFEAIMLMLTFGLLIVALLSNTHK; translated from the coding sequence GTGACAGTGTTTGAAGCAATCATGCTGATGCTAACCTTTGGTTTGCTTATCGTAGCGCTGCTGTCCAATACACACAAATAG